Proteins encoded within one genomic window of Triticum aestivum cultivar Chinese Spring chromosome 2D, IWGSC CS RefSeq v2.1, whole genome shotgun sequence:
- the LOC123049650 gene encoding gibberellin 2-beta-dioxygenase 6 translates to MPAFAEPAIDPPLADSYRALLRSDQLRRGGIAPAPASESVAVLERALPMIDLKRLTSGDAGERKACADAMATAASEWGFFQVINHDVGRELLEEMRREQARLFRLPFDTKEKAGLLNGSYRWGNPTATSLRHLSWSEAFHVPLASISREDCDYGKLSSLRGVMQEVADAMSRVADTVAAVLAEDLGHDAGGGEPAFPAGCDGTTCFLRLNRYPACPFAPDTFGLVPHTDSDFLTILCQDQVGGLQLMKDSRWVAVKPRSDALIVNIGDLFQAWSNNRYKSVEHKVVANAKAERLSVAYFLCPSYDSPVGTCGEPSPYRPFTFGEYRRKVQDDVKRTGKKIGLPNFLKQSPVDAMNHGLCF, encoded by the exons ATGCCGGCCTTCGCCGAGCCAGCCATTGATCCGCCGCTGGCGGACAGCTACCGCGCGCTGCTGCGCAGCGACCAGCTCCGCCGCGGCGGCAttgcgccggcgccggcgtcgGAGAGCGTGGCCGTGCTTGAGCGCGCCCTGCCGATGATCGACTTGAAGCGCCTGACGAGCGGCGACGCGGGGGAGAGGAAGGCGTGCGCGGACGCCATGGCGACCGCGGCGTCGGAGTGGGGCTTCTTCCAGGTGATCAACCACGACGTGGGGCGGGAGCTCCTGGAGGAGATGCGGCGCGAGCAGGCGCGGCTGTTCCGCCTGCCGTTCGACACCAAGGAGAAGGCCGGGCTCCTCAACGGCTCGTACCGGTGGGGCAACCCGACGGCTACGTCGCTCCGGCACCTCTCGTGGTCGGAGGCCTTCCACGTTCCGCTCGCCAGCATCTCCCGGGAGGACTGCGACTACGGGAAGCTCAGCTCCTTGAG GGGCGTGATGCAGGAGGTGGCGGACGCGATGTCGCGTGTGGCGGACACGGTGGCGGCGGTGCTGGCGGAGGACCTCGGGCACGATGCGGGGGGCGGCGAGCCGGCGTTCCCGGCGGGGTGCGACGGGACGACGTGCTTCCTGCGGCTCAACAGGTACCCGGCGTGCCCGTTCGCGCCGGACACGTTCGGGCTGGTGCCGCACACGGACAGCGACTTCCTCACCATCCTCTGCCAGGACCAGGTCGGGGGCCTGCAGCTCATGAAGGACTCCCGCTGGGTCGCCGTGAAACCCCGCTCCGACGCGCTCATCGTCAACATCGGCGATCTGTTTCAG GCGTGGAGCAACAACAGGTACAAGAGCGTGGAGCACAAAGTGGTGGCCAACGCCAAGGCGGAGCGCCTCTCCGTCGCCTACTTCCTGTGCCCGTCGTACGACTCGCCGGTCGGCACATGCGGCGAGCCGTCCCCGTACAGGCCGTTCACCTTCGGGGAGTACCGGAGGAAGGTGCAGGACGATGTCAAGAGAACCGGCAAAAAGATTGGGCTCCCCAACTTTCTCAAACAGTCTCCCGTTGACGCCATGAATCACGGCCTCTGTTTTTAA